The sequence GTGCCGTGCGTCTGGGCATGAGAGGTGCCGAATTCACGGGCAAAGCGACGGAAAGTGTCGCTCAGCGTGCCGCCAATTTCCTGACGCTGCGACTGCAGCGAGTTGACTTGGCTTCCCAACTGGAGCTTGACCTCAGCGAAGGCTTCGCTGATCTCTTCACTTGCAGGGCAGTTTCCGGACACAACTTGCTGCAGAACCGGTCCAAGAAGCTGATGCTGGCGCAACGCATTTGGAATGTTCTCTTCCCAGCCGGACGCCAAATCATCGCTGTTGGACAGGACTTGCTGGGCACGCTGGACCTGTAGCTCCAGATCCGAAATGCGTGAACGAACCAAAGCAAGCTCGCCTACCAGCGTTTCAGCCTCAGCCTTGGCCGCTTCAATCTGCTGGCGCACCCTGGACGAATCTCCGGAGAGCGCCAACGCATCGCCGAGCTTCTGTTCGCTGCGACGCAAAGCTTCCAACGCTTTGGAAGCATCGAGCTGGGCAAAAGTCCGCTCATCAGAAATGAGCGCCTGCAAGAGCTGGGCTTTGGCAACGATCTTATTCTTGGCAGCACTGCGCTCATCGGCGGCTTGCTGGGCCTGCACGATCTTTTCGTCCAACCGGGTGGCCTTGGACTGCAGCTCGGCAATCTTGGACTCATTGGTGAAGCCCAAAAGGTACTCTGAGGCAGGCAGCGTGCGGGTATCGCGCTCGAAGCTTCCAGCACCGGTCTTGATGGTACCGGCCGGGGTGATGGCTTTGGGATGCACATGCATGGCCGCATCGTTTTCCACACAGGCCAGCGGGTAATCTGCGGTGATCTTCGCTTTCAACCAGCTACCGGCTTCGCCGGGTGCAAAATCAAGTTTGGTCACCAGATCTGCTGGGCCTGCTTCGGCATCGCGTGGTTTCTGGGAAATGTCGCTCCACCGTACCCGGCCCAAGCCATCGAGCTGATCAATGGCATGGGTGACTTGAGCGAGGAATTCTCCGGGAACCAGCAAAGTGCGGGCCAAGGAGTGCAAAGCTTTTTCGGCGGCCAGACGCCACATGCCAGCTTCGGCAGATACATCCATGAGCTCACCAGCGAATGGAAGTTGGTCTTCTTTCAACGCGCAGGCAGATGCGATGGCGCGGCGGGCAGCGATTGACCGATCATCGATATTGCTTGCACGCCGCTGGTATGAGCGGATCTGCTCAGCCAAGGTTTCTGCACGCTTGCGCAAATTGACCAGCGAAGCCATTGCCTCATACTCAACGGTCTGTGCGTCATGAGTGATTGAACTGAGCTGTTGCAGGGTGCGGGCCGCGTTGGCCCGCAGTTCATCGAGTCCGGTGGCCGAGAAGTCAAAGGCCAATCCAGCATCCGTCGCCTGCTGCTGCAGGGTGCGGATGATATTTTCCTTTTCGCTCAAGGACTTGCGCGCCACATCGGCTTCGCGTTCCAGCAGCATCAACGATGCAGAACCGGCGGAGTCATGAGCCGCTTCCAGGGACTGGAGCTGATCATCGAGTTCGTCTTTGCGCTGGCGCAGTGAGGCCTCGTCAGCTTTGAACTTGGCGAGGTTAGATTCGTGGGAGTCCAGATCATTACGCAAAACGAGCTGGCGCACCTGAGCTTCAAGGGTGTGGACTTCGCTTTCCAGCAACTGCTGCACCGAGTTGATCTGTTCAGCTAGCGAACGGTAGGCCTGATCCTGCTGCGGCACTTGAGCCAATACGTCTCGCTGCGCGCGGGCGGTATCCAACTGCCGGTAGATGCCACGCAGGTGGGCGAAGTCTTCCACAGCCGCAGCAGCGGCTTTCAATGTCGCTGGTTCTTCCAAAACCTCGTAGCGGAAGAATTGGTTGACTCCCTTGGCCAGGCCCTTGCCATTTTGCAAGGTGCGCAGCAGCGCGAAAGCCTTGTCGCTTTCCACCCCTAGCCGGCGGCGTAAGCGTTCGATAAACGCCTTATGGGTATCGAATGCTTCACTGGGGGCCAGCGCTTTGGACAACGAAGTCACGGTGAAACGACGTGGTCCGTGGTTTTCAAGCTCCGAGATATCGATCTTTCCCTCGCACAGCAGATAGTGCTTGGAAACCTGTCCTTCCAGACCAGCATCGGGCAGATCGAAGACCGCACCTGCGGTCACAGTATTGCCCATGCCGTCGTCGTAGCTGAGCACGATTGCGCTCCAGGTCGCGCCCGGACGCTGGTATACGGTTCCGGCGCTGGTCTTGAACTTGCGCCCGCGCATATAGGAGAACGTCGTGCGGCGGTCCTCACGCGTTGCCGCATCATTGGCTGACTCATTCAGGCGCGGGGTCGCGAAGAAGAGGTGGCCCATGGCATCAAAAAGAGTGGATTTGCCTACGCCGGGATGACCTGTGACCAAAGTGCCAGCACGGTCTACGGCCAGATCATGCAATCCGTGAAAGGTACCCCAATTTACAATCTGCACTCGGCTCAAGCGATGCTGGCCTGGGTTCAGGGCTCCACCCAGTGGGAGAGTCATTTCAATGCTCATCGGTTACTCCTGCACCAACTCGGGGGTCTGCTCTGCTAGGCCTTCAGCGTCATCACCTGACAGATTGAAGGCCGGGTCATTAGCATCGATTGCCGCAATATAGCGCGGAATGTCTTGGATATTGGTGATCGGCAATGCCATCGCCAGGGCTGGGGAAATGCGGAACTCATTTTCCAGCTCGGTCCCAGTGAGCAAACGCAAGGCTTGCAGACGGGTAATCGCAGCATCGCAGGACTCGGCGAAGCGCTTGTCATCGCGGTCGGTAGCTTGGCGGTGTTCTGCCAAGACCTCGTGCATACCTGCACGCGAGATCACGGCGTCACTTCCACTGCCCGAATGCTGTTCGAGCAGCAGACGCAGCCGCAAAGCCAGCAGTGTTTCATCACGCTTCAGCGGGCGCCGCGGAGCGATAGGAGAGGTATGGACCTGTTCGATCTGCACCGGGGTGAGCATGGCGATTTTGCGGTCCATATCAAGGCTCAATGCCAAGAAAATTTCAGCGAAGTAATCGCTGATGCTCTGTTGCTGATCCAGCAATAGCTGCCATGCAGCGGCATCCACAGAACCATCAAGGTAGGGGCCGCGCAGCAACCTGACCAGTAGCTGGCGAAGCGGCAACGTGAATGTTCCGGTGTCGCCGTCAAACAGTGGTTCGGTGATCGGTGCGGCATATGAATCGCTCTTGGTCATAGCGGCTCCTTCGTAAAGCTTAATGCGGGCAGTATGGCGGTTCGCATGGAACCATCGAGTTGTTGGAAATCGATGTTCAGCAGTTCGCTTTCGTTCAACGATTCGCCGTTGGTGCGCCCGATTTCCACCAGAGCGCGAATGGTATTCAAATGCCGGTGCTCGGCATCCAGAGTTTCAAAGACGGCATCCAACCTAATCGCACCGGAGCCGGAGCAATTCAGGTTCCGAGTGATGGATTCACGCAGCAACGGCAGATCTGCCTGGGGAGTGGACGGATTACGTACGATATCCGCTTCGCTGAATTCCGGGGCTTGCGCCAGGGGTGGGGGAGCCACGTGCTCTGAGGGGTCGTAAATGCCCAGACCGGTAAGGGTGACAAACTGCGGGGCGAAAAGCTCCATAGGGGTTAATCCGCTTCGTGGCTTGAGGCTAGCGGACTTGCTGATCGCCAGTTCAGCTTCACGCACTGCTTGCCGCAGCAGCTCTGCTTGCTTGTAATCCTCGGACTGTACGAATGCGTGTAATGATTCGGAGAGCTTGCCATACGAAGCATGGACTTCAGCTGCCTGGCGCCGCAGTTCACGCAACAGATTCGTGAGGATTTGGCGTTCTGGAGTCTCCAGATCATCTACGAAGTCGCGTTCGAGAACTTCGGCCAATGCGGCACGGAAACGCTGCTGCGCGTCGGGAGAATTCAGGAATTCAGTAAATCCGCTGAAGGTTTCACCTTCGGCGGTGGAACGCAATTGACGATCTGCTTCAAGAACTTGGCCCACAGCTACGCCTTTGGCGGTGGAAGCGTCCAGAATGCCTTCTCGCAAAGAGTGGAGCATATCTTGGACGCCATCGCGCATGCGGCGGAAATCCGCCGGCAAGCTGGACGCCAGATCCAGTACGGAGCGGGTCGCCGATAAGGCTGTGGTGCGTGAAAGCACAGCAGGATCATCCCCGCTGCGGAGCTGATCGATTTGGGCCTGGCGCAATGCGATTTGGGATTCGAGGGCGCGAATACG comes from Glutamicibacter arilaitensis Re117 and encodes:
- a CDS encoding ATP-binding protein encodes the protein MSIEMTLPLGGALNPGQHRLSRVQIVNWGTFHGLHDLAVDRAGTLVTGHPGVGKSTLFDAMGHLFFATPRLNESANDAATREDRRTTFSYMRGRKFKTSAGTVYQRPGATWSAIVLSYDDGMGNTVTAGAVFDLPDAGLEGQVSKHYLLCEGKIDISELENHGPRRFTVTSLSKALAPSEAFDTHKAFIERLRRRLGVESDKAFALLRTLQNGKGLAKGVNQFFRYEVLEEPATLKAAAAAVEDFAHLRGIYRQLDTARAQRDVLAQVPQQDQAYRSLAEQINSVQQLLESEVHTLEAQVRQLVLRNDLDSHESNLAKFKADEASLRQRKDELDDQLQSLEAAHDSAGSASLMLLEREADVARKSLSEKENIIRTLQQQATDAGLAFDFSATGLDELRANAARTLQQLSSITHDAQTVEYEAMASLVNLRKRAETLAEQIRSYQRRASNIDDRSIAARRAIASACALKEDQLPFAGELMDVSAEAGMWRLAAEKALHSLARTLLVPGEFLAQVTHAIDQLDGLGRVRWSDISQKPRDAEAGPADLVTKLDFAPGEAGSWLKAKITADYPLACVENDAAMHVHPKAITPAGTIKTGAGSFERDTRTLPASEYLLGFTNESKIAELQSKATRLDEKIVQAQQAADERSAAKNKIVAKAQLLQALISDERTFAQLDASKALEALRRSEQKLGDALALSGDSSRVRQQIEAAKAEAETLVGELALVRSRISDLELQVQRAQQVLSNSDDLASGWEENIPNALRQHQLLGPVLQQVVSGNCPASEEISEAFAEVKLQLGSQVNSLQSQRQEIGGTLSDTFRRFAREFGTSHAQTHGTTAEAAGHYAQLHDQIVADGLPHHEAQFREYFANRSYERFSDLLQLLDEERRMISERIKPLNQILSEVTFEHGSVLRLEATQSIPVEAGTFRKELKDALQEAYTTKDESTLASSYQALESLVTALSDPAMASWRSTVLDVRQHVMISCNEHKSNGEVETGLEPGTLSGGEGQRFTSFIMGAALAYQLGFASAGFTSYGTVMIDEAFIQANSEYAAAGIRALQEFGFHLVLAAPEDKIDLSRHLGSITDIIKHPGSNISGFVTTGRSPAMATTITLRS
- a CDS encoding DUF4194 domain-containing protein, which produces MTKSDSYAAPITEPLFDGDTGTFTLPLRQLLVRLLRGPYLDGSVDAAAWQLLLDQQQSISDYFAEIFLALSLDMDRKIAMLTPVQIEQVHTSPIAPRRPLKRDETLLALRLRLLLEQHSGSGSDAVISRAGMHEVLAEHRQATDRDDKRFAESCDAAITRLQALRLLTGTELENEFRISPALAMALPITNIQDIPRYIAAIDANDPAFNLSGDDAEGLAEQTPELVQE
- a CDS encoding DUF3375 domain-containing protein — its product is MQPSHRANSLWLQSQQFKSSAAYRLLTAQPWALAFIRAEFTADRSRVALELFHASLDSFLKQARKSDDQIPSSYSAQDFAETWVKQGILARPLIDGRFIYEPSAQTLRTLRFLADFSTDDSHLNSSRLNTLLSSLESLAHETDPDPEARIRALESQIALRQAQIDQLRSGDDPAVLSRTTALSATRSVLDLASSLPADFRRMRDGVQDMLHSLREGILDASTAKGVAVGQVLEADRQLRSTAEGETFSGFTEFLNSPDAQQRFRAALAEVLERDFVDDLETPERQILTNLLRELRRQAAEVHASYGKLSESLHAFVQSEDYKQAELLRQAVREAELAISKSASLKPRSGLTPMELFAPQFVTLTGLGIYDPSEHVAPPPLAQAPEFSEADIVRNPSTPQADLPLLRESITRNLNCSGSGAIRLDAVFETLDAEHRHLNTIRALVEIGRTNGESLNESELLNIDFQQLDGSMRTAILPALSFTKEPL